The following coding sequences are from one Primulina eburnea isolate SZY01 unplaced genomic scaffold, ASM2296580v1 ctg567_ERROPOS1600000+, whole genome shotgun sequence window:
- the LOC140821450 gene encoding secreted RxLR effector protein 161-like, protein MQKAPYASAVGSLMYAQVCTRPDIAYVTGMLRRYLSNPGVEHWKSVKRVLQYLQRTKYYMLIYRRLDQLEIIRYTDSDFSGCQDSMKSTSGYIYLLAGGAICWKSAKQSLIASSTMAAEFVACYEASNHGIWLQNFVTRLRIVEGIEKPLRLHCDNKSAVMYSNNSRNSMKPKHIDIEFLVVKERIQSGKLSIEHIGTNSMVADPLTKGLPPKQFHEHTAI, encoded by the coding sequence ATGCAGAAGGCTCCCTATGCATCTGCAGTGGGGAGTCTGATGTATGCTCAGGTTTGTACACGTCCAGATATTGCGTACGTGACAGGAATGTTGAGACGATATTTAAGTAATCCAGGAGTGGAACATTGGAAATCAGTCAAAAGGGTTTTACAGTACCTACAGAGAACAAAATATTACATGCTCATATATCGGAGGTTGGATCAGCTTGAGATCATTAGGTATACTGACTCCGATTTTTCTGGATGCCAAGATAGCATGAAATCTACGTCGGGCTACATCTATCTCCTTGCTGGAGGTGCCATTTGCTGGAAGAGTGCTAAACAGTCACTTATAGCTTCTTCCACCATGGCAGCTGAGTTTGTAGCATGTTATGAGGCATCCAATCACGGAATATGGCTGCAAAATTTTGTCACGAGGCTGCGCATTGTTGAGGGCATTGAAAAGCCACTAAGATTACATTGTGACAATAAATCAGCAGTTATGTATTCCAATAACAGCAGGAACTCGATGAAgccaaaacatattgacatcgAGTTTCTGGTTGTTAAAGAAAGAATTCAGAGTGGAAAGTTGTCTATTGAGCATATCGGTACAAACTCCATGGTTGCGGATCCGCTTACTAAGGGACTACCACCCAAACAGTTTCATGAGCACACTGCTATATGA
- the LOC140821440 gene encoding protein NRT1/ PTR FAMILY 8.1-like, giving the protein MEEYSLMTTDGTVDYRGNPAMEEGSLITTDGTVDYRGNPAKKSETGTWRACPYILGNECCERLAYYGMSSNLVVYFKKRLGQHSTTASNNVTNWSGTCYITPLLGAFVADAYLGRYLTIACFSTIYVIGMTLLTLSASVPGLKPTCRGNDNCHASKMQAVICFAALYLVALGTGGIKPCVSSFGADQFDDTDDVEKNHKSSFFNWFYLSINIGALVAASVLVWVQTNVGWGWGFGIPAVAMAIAVVFFFSGTRLYRNQKPGGSPLTRIGQVLVASFRKYRAKVPADSSMLFETVNTESTIKGSRKIEHTKDLGFFDKAAVQTQSDRIKGSVDPWRLCTVTQVEELKAIIRLLPVWATGIIFATAYGQMGTLFVLQGLTMNPHMGDFEIPAASIGIFDTLSVIFWVPIYDRIIVPVARRFTGHKNGITQLQRMGIGLFISIFSMLCAGILELVRLRIVKRNNYYELTQIPMSIFWQVPQYFIIGCAEVFFFIGQLEFFYEQAPDAMRSLCSALQLTTVALGNYLSTLLVTIVTKISTRNGKLGWIPDNLNYGHLHYFFWLLAGLSMLNLWAFLLVAKFYTYKKAVGTLR; this is encoded by the exons ATGGAAGAATATAGTTTGATGACTACAGATGGGACTGTGGATTATCGTGGTAACCCTGCCATGGAAGAAGGTAGTTTGATCACTACAGATGGGACTGTGGATTATCGTGGTAACCCTGCCAAAAAGAGTGAAACTGGAACATGGAGAGCCTGTCCTTACATTTTAG GAAATGAGTGCTGTGAAAGATTAGCATACTATGGGATGAGCTCCAATCTAGTGgtttatttcaagaaaagaCTTGGCCAACACAGCACAACTGCTTCCAACAACGTGACGAATTGGTCGGGAACCTGCTATATCACACCACTCCTTGGAGCCTTTGTGGCTGATGCATATCTTGGAAGATACTTGACAATAGCATGCTTTTCTACCATTTATGTTATT GGGATGACGTTGCTGACATTATCGGCATCGGTCCCAGGCCTAAAACCAACTTGCCGTGGAAACGACAACTGTCACGCGTCAAAAATGCAAGCTGTTATTTGCTTCGCAGCACTTTACCTTGTAGCACTTGGGACTGGTGGGATCAAGCCATGCGTTTCCTCCTTTGGGGCCGATCAGTTTGATGATACGGACGATGTAGAAAAGAACCATAAAAGCTCTTTCTTTAATTGGTTCTACTTGTCAATCAATATCGGTGCCCTTGTTGCTGCTTCTGTCTTGGTTTGGGTACAAACCAATGTTGGTTGGGGATGGGGATTTGGTATTCCTGCTGTGGCCATGGCGATAGCCGTGGTATTTTTCTTTTCTGGTACTAGATTGTATCGTAACCAAAAGCCTGGTGGCAGCCCCCTTACACGTATCGGTCAAGTTCTGGTAGCATCTTTCAGGAAATACAGAGCTAAAGTCCCGGCAGACTCCTCGATGTTGTTTGAAACCGTGAATACCGAATCTACTATCAAAGGAAGCCGCAAGATTGAGCACACAAAAGATCTTGG TTTTTTTGACAAAGCAGCAGTACAGACACAATCTGACCGCATAAAGGGCTCGGTAGATCCATGGAGACTTTGCACTGTGACTCAGGTTGAAGAACTGAAAGCCATTATAAGACTACTGCCGGTGTGGGCTACGGGTATCATATTCGCCACCGCATACGGCCAAATGGGCACTTTGTTTGTGTTGCAAGGTTTAACCATGAATCCCCACATGGGAGATTTCGAAATTCCTGCTGCATCAATCGGGATTTTCGACACTCTCAGTGTAATTTTCTGGGTGCCGATTTATGACAGAATCATAGTCCCAGTTGCTAGAAGATTCACAGGCCACAAAAATGGGATTACTCAACTTCAGAGAATGGGGATTGGCCTCTTCATCTCTATATTCTCCATGCTCTGTGCAGGGATTCTTGAGCTCGTTAGGCTTAGAATCGTGAAAAGAAATAACTATTATGAGCTGACACAAATACCAATGTCTATTTTCTGGCAGGTTCCACAATATTTCATTATAGGATGCGCCGAAGTGTTCTTTTTTATCGGCCAGCTCGAGTTCTTCTACGAGCAGGCACCCGACGCCATGAGAAGCCTGTGCTCTGCTCTTCAGCTAACGACCGTTGCTCTTGGAAACTACTTGAGCACGTTACTCGTGACTATCGTCACGAAAATAAGTACCCGGAATGGGAAACTGGGGTGGATACCGGATAATCTTAACTATGGTCACCTTCATTACTTTTTTTGGCTCTTGGCCGGGCTTAGCATGCTGAATCTTTGGGCCTTTCTCCTTGTGGCAAAGTTCTACACTTACAAAAAGGCAGTTGGAACTCTTCGCTAA